TCGGATACCGGAAGTATAGGAACTGATGTCACATTGATATAATTCGTCTTGACTTCGGAAGCAGTACCATTGATATTACTGACAGTAAGATTGACAGTATACAAACCAGCTGTATCATACGTATGAACGAGATTCTGACTGGAGTAATCCTCGGTACC
The window above is part of the Methanococcoides sp. AM1 genome. Proteins encoded here:
- a CDS encoding PKD domain-containing protein, which produces PILPVSDFSANVTEGIAPLSVAFTDLSTNATSWSWDIDADGTEDYSSQNLVHTYDTAGLYTVNLTVSNINGTASEVKTNYINVTSVPILPVS